The sequence below is a genomic window from Mycobacteroides abscessus ATCC 19977.
GCGACCAGCGCGCCGGCAGAATATCTTTGTACTGATTTAGCAGAGCGCCCGCCGCGAACATCACGGCAAATCTGGCCACCATCTGCGGGATCGACGTCGCCGCAAAGACTGGGTAGGAGAGATAGGCCGTCGCAGCGAGAAAGAACACGAATGCTGCCGGGACAACCCATCGGCGCTTCAGTAGGCCGGCGACGCCCAGCACTGCCACCGCGATGTAACAGATCATCTCGAATACGAGCGTCCAGATCGAGCCGTTCCAAACCCCCGGCCAGGGGACACCGCGCGGCGTGCCGTCGACGCCCGCGTAGTACACGTTGAGCAGGCCGTTGTTGATGACATATTCGATCGGCTTGTGTGAGGCGAACAGATCCGAGACCGAGCCGCCCTGGATGAGGACACTGGTGGGGGCGATAACGAACGCGATGATCGCCAGACACACCCATAACCCGGGAAAAATGCGCAACCCGCGAGCGATCGCAAAGTCCCGAAGCTTCGGTTTCCGTAGCCAACTCGCAGTGATAAGAAATCCCGAGACGGCGAAAAAGCCGTCCACTCCCACTTGTTCGATGAGCTGCTCGAACGGACGGTACGTGATGGTTCGACCGGTGAGTGGCCACGAATGCCAGAAAATGACGCTCACCGCCAGCGCGAGCCGCCATGCGTTCAGCGCGTTGTTTCGCGGGTCGAAGACCTGGCCGAGTGTCAAACCCTTAGCCTGCCCGGTCGCACCCGCCTTGGTCATGCCGAACACCTCGCCTGCGCGAACCGCTCCATGGCATCCGCGGCAGCGACAGCACTTTCACCGGGTTTGGTCATACCGGCCGCGAGCTCCCGGGCCCGATCGGCATAGTCCGACGCCAGGATTCGTCGCAAGTCGGCTACCAGCGACTCGCGGGTGGTCGTCGAAAAGCGGCGAGTAGTGCCTACTTTCAACTTCTTGACCTGACCACCCCACAGCGTTTGATTGGCGTCCATCGACAAGATCAACGTGGGAACTCCAGCCCGCAGACTGGCCGCGGTGGTGCCCGACCCCCCGTGGTGCACGACTGCCCGGCACGCGGGAAAAACAGTCGCATAGTTCACCGCGCCCACGACCTTGACGTGTTCGGGGAGCTGCGCGCCGCCAAAGTCGCTCCACCCGGCACCGATAAGCGCACGCTCGCCGAGCTCGGCACACGCCGAACCGATCATTTCCAATGCGGCGGAAGGCGATTCAACCGGCATGCTGCCGAAACCAAAAAAGATCGGTGGCGTTCCCCCGGCGATCCACGATGCGACCTCCTCATCGGCTTCCTGTGTCATCGCCATGGTCAGCGAGCCCACGAATGGCCGCAGTCCATTCCACTTCGCCCATTCGGTAGCCAGACCCGGGAAACAGACCGAGTCATACCCCTGAATCTCAAGCGAGCGACGCTCGGCGATCCGCTGCGGCGAGGGACTCGAAGCTTTCGGCAAGCGAAGCTCGCGCCGCTGGGCATCCTCCACCTTCTTGTTCAGCCGCCAGGACACCCAATCGAAGGCTCTCATCGCCGCGCGGCCCAGACGGGAGGGCAGGATTGTGACCAGCTGGCCGTTGGGACGCATCGGAATATGGTGCAGCGTGACCAATGGAATGTCATGGTACTCAGCGACATTTGCGGCCGGCTCCTGGTAACTCTGCCCGGCGAACAGTACATCGGCCCCCTGCGCCGCAGACATCAGCGTGGTGTTCATCTGCGCCCAGCACTCATCACTAAGCTCCCACATCTGACGCCACATCGTTCGAATCTCCCGCACCTTCCAGAAAGTGTGAAAGAAGAACGTCCAGAAATTGCGATACACGTCCAGCCACGTCTTGGTGTCCAACCCGTAGGAAACCGTCTCCAGCCCGGCCGACTCCGTAAAGCTGATCAGGTCGGGCGGCACCGCCATGACGACGTCGTGTCCCCTGCGCTGTAGTTCACGAGCCACGACGACAGAGGGCTCGATATCGCCCCGCGTTCCGTAACTCGCCAGCACAAATTTCATCGCTTCCAACGCCTTTCGGGTATCGCGGTTCAGTGGAGTGAGTCCGACGTCATTCCTTACGCCAAAACACCCCTGTACCGTCAATTTCCATGATCTCAGCAGTTATCCCATGCTTTGCCCGATAATCCGTGACGGCCTGTTTGCATGAGTCAAGCGCGTGGTAATCGTCGATGATGCAAAAACCTCCCGGGGACAAACGCGCGTAGAGCCCGTCAAGCGCCTGGATTGTCGACTCATAGAGGTCCCCGTCGAGCCGCAATACCGCGATTTGTTCAATCGGGGCGTCATGCAGCGTGTCTTTGAACCAGCCCGGCACAAAACGGACCTGCTGATCCAACAACCCATAGCGCTCGAAATTCGCCCGGACATTCTTTTCGGTCACCGCCAGGATGGGCGCCGCGAGATGTAGCCGGTCTCCCTTGTCCGCCTTGTAATTGGCAGTGTCCGGAGGTGGCACGCCCTCGAACGAGTCGCAGAGCCAGACGCTTCGTGTCGTATCCCCGTACGCGGCCAGGACCGCACGCATCAGGATGGACGCACCACCACGCCAGACGCCACATTCGACCAGGTCTCCCGGCACGTCATCGGCAAGTACCGTCTCGACGCACTGCTGCAGGCTGGTAAGTCGCTGCATTCCGATCATCGTCAGTGCATCTGCCGGCCAGTCCAGTCCCAAGTCACGCTTGTGCGCATCGAACGCGCGCTTGCGCACGAGCACGTAGTCGCCAAATTTGAAAAAGGGACGATGCAGCCAGTTCCAACCCACTGGCACAAGTTCATCAACTCCGTATCTGGTGAGGTCCTGCCGAAGCAGGTCCAGATAAGCGGATCGAGTGTCGTAATCGGTCACGGTCAAGAACTGCCCCTATCTCGAAATGCTGGTGTCCCGTCCCAGCGGTAAGAATAGCCGCCCGCACGACTCCGTCGACACGTTTCGAGCTCGGCTACTCCGTTGTGGGGACTGCATTTTCGGTGGAATCTGTCAAAAAATCTTATGAACCGATGTCGCCAGATATTTCCGGCTCACGCGGGCGAAGTTTCCACGGTCCTTCATTAATATTCAGGCTCATCGGAACACCGCACGGGGCAGGCTCTTGGGCTTCTCCGCCCGGTGAATCACGACCACCGAGTCGAACACCTCGATCCGGTCGATGATGGTGGTCGCGAGGGGCACCTGAACTCCCTCAAGCCTCCTGGGATGACCCTCCATGATCTGGTACACAGAGTTCATCTCCAGATAGTGGGCATGCATCGCGTCCATCAGCCACTTCGTGAAGTCGATGAACGATTCACGCTGATCGCGATAGATCGTCCAGTAGTTGGCGCACACATCCTCGACGATGTAGACCCCGCCGGGCCGTAGCCGCGGAAACAGGTATCTGAACGAGCCGATCATCTGCTTTGGGGTGTGCCCGCCGTCATCGAGAATCGTGTCGAACGGGCCCAACTCGTCGACCACCGCCCCGAGGAATCGAACATCGGTCTGGTCACCGATACGCACGTGGACGCGATGCTCGGGATCATCGTGCCGCGCGGACTCGGGATTGATATCCAGACCCACGATGGTCGCGTCCGGCAAATACTCTCGCCACATTTGCAGCGAGCCACCCCGGTCCACCCCGATCTCCAGCATCCGCTCGGTCCGCGCGAGGGCATGCTGATAAATGGGCAGGTAATGACGCAACTTGTGCACCTTCTCGGCGCCCTCGAAGATCCGGCCTATCGGAGTATCCATGGCCGGAGTGTCGTCAGCGGACATCAAGACTTTCCCTGCTAAGTCCGGCCCGAGGGCATCGAGCATACGACGACGGCCCGCGTAGCGATAGCGCCGTGCGATAAACGGCGGCTTAGGCTGGAGGGTTAGCCGAAAAAGCGGCATACTCACGGAACCCTTTGCGGTTCTTTACGGTTCGAAGAACGCGATTCGTTCCGAGACTTCCGAAGCGCCATACACATCAGCCTACCGACACGTTCCCGGTGCTATCGCCAAGCTAACTGTCCTCATGCGGCGACAGTGCCCGTTCCCGCAGCGCCACGCTATCCGCGACCGCCGGCTCCACACCGAGAGTACCGGCCGAGGTGGCGCGCTTCCGTTTAAGCCGAGACTTCAAAGCCAGCGCGCGTTTCTCGATCAGAAACCAGCTGAATGCCGCGGGTATGAGCGTTGCTACTGCTGAAACACCAAAGAATACAAACGGATTCAAGGCGTACAGACCCGCGACGGCCAGGAGCTGCTGAGTGGGCGAGGCGTAAATGTAGACACCGTAGGACAGATCAGTATGAATATTCATGCGCTTGTTCTTGATCAGCACACCCGAGACCACCACGGCATAGGCCAGTGGCAACGCCCCGAGCACTCGATAGTCGGGCAACATGCCCGAAAACAGCACGATCACGACACTCACCGCCACTAATGACCAGCGGGCCGGTATGCGATCGCGCCACTGATACAACAGCGCACCGGCGGAGAACATTATCGCGCTACGCACCGCCAGCTGTGGGATGGTCCAGAGGCCCGGGAATGTCAGCGGCGGCAGCATGATCGCCGCAATTGTCGCCAGAATCAGTATCACGGGTGCGGTCCAGCGGCGACTGGCCAGGCCGAGCAAACCCAGACCGGCCACCGCGATATAGCACATCACCTCAAAAACGAGTGACCACAAAGACGCGTTCCAGATTCCCGGGTACGGGATATCGTGCGGCGTACCGCCCACGTCCAACTGGAGTTGCACCAAGGCACTGTTCTTCAACACGTACTCGACGGGTGCGCTGGAGAACAGCA
It includes:
- a CDS encoding acyltransferase family protein; its protein translation is MTKAGATGQAKGLTLGQVFDPRNNALNAWRLALAVSVIFWHSWPLTGRTITYRPFEQLIEQVGVDGFFAVSGFLITASWLRKPKLRDFAIARGLRIFPGLWVCLAIIAFVIAPTSVLIQGGSVSDLFASHKPIEYVINNGLLNVYYAGVDGTPRGVPWPGVWNGSIWTLVFEMICYIAVAVLGVAGLLKRRWVVPAAFVFFLAATAYLSYPVFAATSIPQMVARFAVMFAAGALLNQYKDILPARWSLVALSVAIVLVSGLLENYRDVAALPLAYAVIVSGSLIHKPRLNLRNDLSYGTYIYAYPIQQLLVVSGLASLNLLLFFVIATVATVPLAAFSWFVVEKRAIALKSRLTRKQAVTVAERPPIPLDRDAA
- a CDS encoding class I SAM-dependent methyltransferase; the encoded protein is MLDALGPDLAGKVLMSADDTPAMDTPIGRIFEGAEKVHKLRHYLPIYQHALARTERMLEIGVDRGGSLQMWREYLPDATIVGLDINPESARHDDPEHRVHVRIGDQTDVRFLGAVVDELGPFDTILDDGGHTPKQMIGSFRYLFPRLRPGGVYIVEDVCANYWTIYRDQRESFIDFTKWLMDAMHAHYLEMNSVYQIMEGHPRRLEGVQVPLATTIIDRIEVFDSVVVIHRAEKPKSLPRAVFR
- a CDS encoding TylF/MycF family methyltransferase encodes the protein MTDYDTRSAYLDLLRQDLTRYGVDELVPVGWNWLHRPFFKFGDYVLVRKRAFDAHKRDLGLDWPADALTMIGMQRLTSLQQCVETVLADDVPGDLVECGVWRGGASILMRAVLAAYGDTTRSVWLCDSFEGVPPPDTANYKADKGDRLHLAAPILAVTEKNVRANFERYGLLDQQVRFVPGWFKDTLHDAPIEQIAVLRLDGDLYESTIQALDGLYARLSPGGFCIIDDYHALDSCKQAVTDYRAKHGITAEIMEIDGTGVFWRKE
- a CDS encoding glycosyltransferase, with product MKFVLASYGTRGDIEPSVVVARELQRRGHDVVMAVPPDLISFTESAGLETVSYGLDTKTWLDVYRNFWTFFFHTFWKVREIRTMWRQMWELSDECWAQMNTTLMSAAQGADVLFAGQSYQEPAANVAEYHDIPLVTLHHIPMRPNGQLVTILPSRLGRAAMRAFDWVSWRLNKKVEDAQRRELRLPKASSPSPQRIAERRSLEIQGYDSVCFPGLATEWAKWNGLRPFVGSLTMAMTQEADEEVASWIAGGTPPIFFGFGSMPVESPSAALEMIGSACAELGERALIGAGWSDFGGAQLPEHVKVVGAVNYATVFPACRAVVHHGGSGTTAASLRAGVPTLILSMDANQTLWGGQVKKLKVGTTRRFSTTTRESLVADLRRILASDYADRARELAAGMTKPGESAVAAADAMERFAQARCSA
- a CDS encoding acyltransferase family protein; the encoded protein is MKLGSVFDSRNNALNACRLALATEVILFHSFPLTGRVVESKAILQLLFSVGVDGFFALSGFLITASWLRNPDVREYFVARALRILPGYYIVLAITAFVVAPLSVAIQGGSAARLLFSSAPVEYVLKNSALVQLQLDVGGTPHDIPYPGIWNASLWSLVFEVMCYIAVAGLGLLGLASRRWTAPVILILATIAAIMLPPLTFPGLWTIPQLAVRSAIMFSAGALLYQWRDRIPARWSLVAVSVVIVLFSGMLPDYRVLGALPLAYAVVVSGVLIKNKRMNIHTDLSYGVYIYASPTQQLLAVAGLYALNPFVFFGVSAVATLIPAAFSWFLIEKRALALKSRLKRKRATSAGTLGVEPAVADSVALRERALSPHEDS